One window of the Cryptococcus neoformans var. grubii H99 chromosome 12, complete sequence genome contains the following:
- a CDS encoding chromatin structure-remodeling complex subunit RSC1/2 — protein sequence MPPRKTTRGQKPQIPVPISFPGNENGRGFNEKQWEACRDILSRVYGAKAGSRGLSDIFQELPDRKEFPDYYKAIPEPECLDHIAAQLASQAYPNPETFFKQLHLVFLNAKHYNEEHSTVYIDAIRLEQQIFQDWSAKVEAQVFSHNNPYHNSPVKLGRERTRGFSSLPTKSTKPGPLTEVRNLTSVAKPISPIPTLAKPPSAPPIPLSIPTFTSASLNRPTLSHPSSQSHPTASPSITLTFNHAYSTAQSNSPSDQTRMAPRDADQAIIAARDATLPKWEGPKEVLPGNPAPGGIPGSGWFGEGTADYERNIGGPEQWPHKIREVLRAVEGYRDHSGQRLAEVLDILPEVVDIPFLSFNHPLSFARINAIADASRYPSLRDFDMDMARLFEKARRWFHDGSEEYGRVLVLQRLYNALTAIYPLRLPPSGVPEPSSIAFASIPAGPGNARSMHEATQELRAGAAEEQVGYGITTFRVGTKDRVFTEEARHKGIAYRLGDYVHVMNPDDPTRPIIGQIFKTFVPTKGKQTHHASICWYYRPEQTVHTPDQMFYEHEVFKTGQFCDHPVEDIMERISVQFYVKYIRGRPREGEFYPGWPVYVCNSRFNHRDYNIVRIKNWNSCIPEELRQTDFMSIIPFERVIEARMVPSPLSQGVQGPGFFGEPKKILGGSAAQDDDDDDDEDKGRRRGRPSVHSAGHTPAPQNQPRAQPVGAVYRASPAVVPPPQPQAAPVVVSAPQIPVAQAVAVQQPIRTFAALMGGQQALDQVAHRETLPAETARLFPTDARGQVLWFSGPPLAPGAIHMPQQPVHSVEYLQYLTKRKRGEKWSPRKTNRRSVTGLFGTQNVEGTDEDISDLWWAEGKSSEEVFDSLREIVEDKS from the exons ATGCCCCCTAGAAAGACTACGCGCGGCCAGAAGCCACAGATCCCAGTACCGATATCATTCCCGGGCAAtgaaaatggaagaggttTCAACGAGAAGCAATGGGAAGCTTGCAGAGATATTTTGAGTAGAGTATATGGAGCTAAAGCGGGAAG CCGTGGGCTTTCGGATATATTCCAAGAGCTTCCAGACAGGAAAGAATTTCCAGATTACTATAAGGCTATACCAGAGCCTGAGTGTCTAGATCATATTGCT GCTCAACTCGCGTCTCAAGCGTATCCAAATCCCGAAACGTTCTTCAAACAACTCCATCTTGTTTTTCTTAACGCAAAACATT ATAACGAGGAACACTCCACTGTCTACATCGACGCCATCAGACTCGAGCAGCAGATCTTCCAGGACTGGTCAGCTAAGGTAGAAGCTCAGGTATTTTCCCACAACAACCCGTATCACAACAGTCCAGTCAAGCTAGGAAGAGAGCGTACCCGAGGGTTTTCGTCGCTTCCGACAAAGTCAACGAAGCCGGGCCCACTAACGGAGGTGCGAAATCTCACCTCCGTCGCAAAGCCTATTAGTCCTATCCCAACCCTTGCAAAACCCCCTTCCGCCCCTCCTATCCCATTGTCCATTCCGACCTTTACATCTGCATCCCTCAACAGACCGACACTTTCCCACCCATCTTCACAGAGCCATCCGACAGCATCTCCTAGTATTACTCTAACTTTCAATCACGCTTACTCGACTGCCCAGTCAAATTCCCCGTCAGATCAAACGAGGATGGCACCGCGCGATGCTGATCAGGCTATCATCGCAGCTAGAGACGCGACATTGCCAAAATGGGAGGGACCCAAAGAGGTATTACCTGGAAACCCCGCACCAGGCGGCATCCCAGGGAGCGGATGGTTTGGTGAAGGCACAGCCGATTATGAAAGAAACATTGGTGGGCCTGAACAATGGCCGCACAAGATAAGAGAAGTGTTGAGAGCCGTAGAAGGTTATAGAGATCATAG TGGCCAAAGGCTTGCTGAGGTTCTTGACATCTTGCCCGAGGTGGTAGATATCCCGTTCCTGTCATTTAAT CATCCCCTTTCCTTTGCTCGAATCAATGCCATCGCGGACGCATCACGATATCCGAGCTTACGAGATTTTGACATGGACATGGCACGACTATTCGAAAAGGCCAGACGATGGTTCCATGACGGATCAGAAGAGTACGGGCGAGTGCTCGTGTTGCAAAGACTTTACAATGCCCTTACTGCCATTTATCCTCTTCGACTCCCCCCTTCTGGCGTCCCAGAACCGTCATCCATAGCGTTTGCTTCGATTCCTGCTGGTCCAGGGAACGCTCGTTCAATGCACGAGGCCACACAAGAACTCAGGGCTGGGGCAGCAGAGGAGCAAGTTGGATACGGCATTACCACTTTTAGGGTTGGTACGAAAGATAGAGTGTTCACAGAGGAAGCTAGGCATAAAGGGATAGCGTACAGGCTTG GTGACTACGTTCATGTGATGAATCCAGATGACCCTACAAGACCGATCATTGGCCAAATTTTCAAGACCTTTGTTCCCACAAAGGGGAAGCAAACGCATCATGCTTCGATTTGTTGGTATTATCGACCTGAACAA ACCGTTCACACACCCGACCAAATGTTCTACGAGCATGAAGTGTTCAAGACCGGACAATTTTGTGACCACCCTGTTGAGGACATTATGGAAAGAATTTCAGTTCAGTTCTACGTCAAGTACATCCGTGGGCGGCCTAGAGAGGGGGAATTCTATCCGGGATGGCCTGTTT ATGTTTGTAATTCACGTTTCAACCACCGAGACTACAACATTGTCAGAATCAAAAATTGGAATAGTTGTATTCCCGAA GAACTCCGACAAACTGACTTCATGTCAATCATCCCATTTGAACGTGTCATAGAAGCTCGCATGGTGCCATCACCATTATCGCAAGGAGTTCAAGGTCCAGGATTCTTCGGCGAACCAAAGAAAATCCTTGGCGGTAGTGCCGCgcaggatgatgacgatgacgacgatgaagacaaggggaggagaagggggagacCCTCTGTACACTCTGCCGGTCATACACCTGCGCCTCAAAACCAGCCACGGGCGCAGCCCGTCGGCGCAGTGTATCGTGCTTCACCAGCCGTGGTACCGCCTCCTCAACCCCAAGCAGCTCCAGTAGTCGTGTCGGCACCCCAGATACCTGTAGCACAGGCTGTTGCGGTGCAACAGCCCATCAGGACATTCGCAGCTCTCATGGGCGGGCAGCAGGCTCTTGACCAGGTGGCCCATCGAGAGACGCTTCCAGCAGAAACAG CCCGTCTCTTCCCTACTGATGCCCGAGGGCAAGTACTATGGTTCTCTGGACCACCATTGGCTCCTGGCGCTATCCATATGCCTCAACAGCCTGTCCATTCCGTCGAGTACCTTCAATATCTGACCAAGCGAAAGAGAGGCGAAAAATGGTCTCCAAGAAAAACGAACCGAAGGTCAGTTACGGGATTATTCGGTACTCAAAATGTGGAAGGCACAGATGAGGACATCAGTGACCTTTGGTGGGCGGAAGGAAAGTCGAGTGAAGAGGTATTTGATAGTCTTCGAGAGATCGTCGAGGATAAGTCATAA
- a CDS encoding AAT family amino acid transporter — translation MSSAIEKEGSIRGRTSQEVVSAGYDPKKSGDGVDTVVTAAHAEKGGYEGEGIHLGEGTVHRQLKQRHMAMIALGGAIGTGLFVGSGSALASGGPVGVWLGYIFMASMVYAMMVALGEMAALYPVSGAFTHYASRFVDPSLGFALGFNYWYSYAVTIPTEVVAASIVISYWDTTTNVAIYITVCLVLIWFINFWGARAYGEAEFWFSSIKVITIVGLIILGIVLMCGGGPNHDPIGFRYWRNPGPFAQITINNGDGVIPGRWGQFLAFWNVFVQAAFSFIGTEIIATTLGEAENPRKTVPRAIKRVFFRLLFFYVFGIFIISVLVPYTEPNLLNGSGTAAASPFVIAIENAGIKALPSIVNAVLLISAWSAGNSDLYASSRTLYALALERQMPRFLRRCTKRGLPIWCVVITGLFGFLSYMNTGGEAAEKAFDWLYNLSAITGIITWWAILLSYLRFYYGLKKQGLSRDDFPYRAPFQPWLSWYGFIFFTLIILFNGFTVFLEGNWDTSSFVAAYITLPIFAVCWIGWKLVKKTKIVPLAEIDFHSGRRELDELEALDAERFKAETKYQKIISILF, via the exons ATGTCAAGCGCaattgaaaaagaaggaagtaTTAGGGGAAGAACATCCCAAGAGGTCGTCAGCGCGGGATACGACCCAAAGAAAAGTGGCGATGGTGTAGACACGGTGGTTACCGCTGCACATGCGGAAAAAGGCGGTTATGAAGGCG AAGGCATCCACCTTGGTGAAGGAACTGTTCACCGTCAGTTGAAGCAGCGTCATATGGCCATGATCGCCCTTGGTGGAGCGATTGGTACCG GTCTCTTCGTCGGTTCTGGGTCTGCTTTGGCCAGCGGTGGTCCTGTGGGCGTGTGGCTTGGTTATATCTTCATGGCGTCCATGGT ATACGCGATGATGGTCGCGCTTGGAGAAATGGCAGCTTTATACCCGGTCTCTGGTGCCTTCACTCATTATGCGTCACGTTTCGTCGATCCTTCCCTTGGTTTCGCCCTTGGCTTCAACTATTGGTATTCTTACGCTGTCACCATTCCGACTGAAGTTGTTGCTGCGAGTATTGTCATCTCGTACTGGGATACAACGACGAATGTTGCCATTTACATTACTGTATGCCTTGTGCTGATTTGGTTCATTAACTTCTGGGGA GCCAGAGCGTATGGTGAAGCAGAATTTTGgttctcttccatcaagGTTATCACCATCGTGGGCCTCATTATCTTAGGAATCGTTTTGATGTGTGGTGGCGGTCCC AACCATGACCCTATTGGTTTCCGATACTGGCGTAACCCAGGTCCATTTGCGCAAATCACGATCAACAATGGTGACGGTGTTATCCCCGGACGATGGGGCCAGTTCCTCGCCTTCTGGAATGTCTTTGTACAGGctgctttctctttcatcgGTACTGAAATCATTGCTACCACTTTGGGTGAGGCCGAGAACCCCAGGAAGACTGTCCCTCGAGCGATCAAACGTGTTTTCTTCCG attgctcttcttctacgTCTTCGGCATTTTTATCATCTCGGTTCTTGTTCCGTACACCGAGcccaatctcctcaatGGATCTGGCACCGCTgccgcttctcctttcgTCATTGCTATTGAGAACGCGGGCATTAaagctcttccttccattgtCAACGCCGTGCTCCTTATTTCTGCTTGGTCTGCTGGTAACTCTGATCTCTatgcttcttctcgaacCCTATATGCTCTCGCGCTCGAGCGCCAGATGCCTCGTTTCCTTCGACGATGCACTAAAAGGGGTCTTCCTATCTGGTGTGTTGTAATCACAGGTCTTTTTGGTTTTCTTTCATACATGAACACTGGCGGTGAAGCAGCTGAGAAGGCATTCGACTGGTTGTACAACTTGTCTGCCATTACAGGTATCATCACCTGGTG GGCGATTTTGCTTTCATATCTTCGGTTCTACTATGGTTTGAAAAAGCAGGGTCTCAGTCGAGACGATTTCCCATACCGCGCTCCTTTCCAGCCTTGGCTTTCTTGGTATGGttttatcttcttcactctcatcATTCTT TTCAACGGTTTCACTGTCTTCTTGGAGGGCAACTGGGatacctcttccttcgttGCTGCCTACATCA CGCTCCCCATTTTCGCTGTCTGCTGGATTGGATGGAAGCTTGTTAAGAAGACCAAGATTGTTCCTTTGGCCGAGATCGATTTCCACAGCGGACGAAGGGAACTGGATGAGCTTGAGGCACTTGATGCGGAAAGGTTTAAGGCGGAGACCAAGTACCAAAAAATCATCAGTATCTTGTTCTAA